In the Profundibacter amoris genome, TGGATGGCGAATGGGGCCGCACCACGGCGCTGGAGCGGGGCCGTATCCTGACACGGATGGGGCAACTGGTTTTGAAAAAGGTCGATGAACTGGGCATCATCGAGGCCCATGACGTTGGCAAACCCTTGACCCAGGCCCGCAACGACGCCATCGCGATGGCCCGCTATCTGGAATATTACGGCGGGGCGGCGGACAAGGTGCATGGCGAAACCATCCCCTATATGGACGGCTATACCGTTTACACCCTGCGCGAACCGCACGGGGTGACGGGGCATATCGTGCCATGGAACTACCCGATGCAGATCATTGGACGTTCCGTCGGGGCGGCGCTGGCGATGGGCAACGCTTGTGTGCTGAAACCGGCGGAAGAGGCCTGCTTGACCGCGCTGGGTTTCGCCGCGATTGCCCAAGAAGCAGGCCTGCCCGCCGGTGCCCTGAACGTGGTGCCGGGTCTGGGAGAAGAGGCCGGTGCGGCCCTGTCCGGCCATACCGGCATCCAGCATATATCCTTTACCGGCTCGGTCGGGGTCGGGAAACTGGTGCAGGCGGCAGCGGCGCAGAATGTGATTCCGGTGACGCTGGAACTGGGGGGGAAATCGCCGCAGGTGGTGTTTGATGACGCCGATCTGGACGCGGCCCTGCCATTCCTTGTCGGGGCCTGCATCCAGAACGCGGGGCAAACCTGTTCAGCCGCCTCGCGCGTGCTGATCCAGCGCGGGGTTTACGATAAGCTGCTGGCGCGTATGGCGGACAGTTACAGCGGCATGATGGTGGGGCCGGCAATGGCGGACGCCAATGTCGGCCCGCTGATTTCGGCGCGGCAAAAGGAAATCGTCACAGGGTTTCTGGCGCAAGGCAAGGACCTGCGACTGGCCGCCCAGGGCAGCATTATCGAGGGCACGCCCGAGGGCGGGCATTACGTGGTGCCGACCCTGTTCGCCAATGTGCCGCCGGATCATCCACTGGCCCAGAATGAAATCTTCGGCCCGGTTCAGGTGGTGATCCCGTTCGAGGACGAAGCCGAAGCGGTTGCCATTGCCAACGGCACTGATTTCGGGCTGGTGGCAAGTGTCTGGAGCCGCGATGGCGCGCGCCAGATGCGCATGGCCAAGGCGCTGAAGGCCGGTCAGGTGTTCATCAACAATTACGGTGCCGGTGGCGGGGTTGAACTGCCCTTTGGCGGGGTCGGAAAATCCGGTCACGGACGCGAAAAAGGCTTCGAGGCGCTGTATGGATTTTCGGTGTTGAAAACGGTGGCGGCCTATCACGGGTAGCCGAAATCTTTATAAGATTTCGGCTACCCGTGATAGGCCGTTTAAACTATCCGTGCGGATTAACCCCTGTGGCCATCATCCAGTGATGATTCTGGTGGTGCATGCCCATTGCCATAATCCCGAAAAATCCGAGCGCGCGTAGTTTATCCATGTCATCTGCGGTGCTTGTAACAGTCAGAACCACGCCGGTTTCTGTCTTTTCAGGGCTGAAGGTCCAGTCGCCTGTGCCGTTCATGACACCGGCATGGGCAATCGCCATCCGCTGAATGGACCCGATGGTTTTGCCCGCCCCCGTCACTGCAAACTGAAAACCGTTTTCAACCTCGGTTGTCTGGACTTCGGCATCGGTGAACACCAGTTCCATATCGACCAGATGTTCACGCAGGGCCGGGATGTTGACTTTGGACCAATCGGTATCCGGATCGGCATCGAGCGCCAGAACGATTTCTTCTACCGCGGCAAAGGCGGACTGGCCCGCTTCGGTCGCCGGGTTCATCTGCAGACCGGTCGCCATGGTCTCACCCTGGACCATACCGGTGCCGTTCATCATCGCTTCGTGGTTCATCCCTGTATGGGTCTCCTGAGCGGCAGCCAGATTTGGCAAAAGGGCCACAAGGCCTATAATTGCAAAATGTTTCATTCATGCATTCCTGTTCCTGATTGATGTCCCGAATAAGCTTGCCTGATAAAACCAATGCGTGACATGATAGTGATCATGGCGCAGAGCTTTTTTGACCACCTACAACAACTTCGCCATACCCGCCGCACCCTTGCGGCAGGAACGATGCTGTTTGATCGCGATGATCCTGTGACCTCGGTTTACAGGGTTGAAAGTGGCGAAGTCCATTTGTTGCGGCGACAGACGGACGGGGCGGAATTTATCCTGCAACGGGCGCAGGCAGGGGGGCTTTTGGCCGAAGCGTCGATCACGTCCAAGGCCTATCATTGTGGCGCAGTTGTGGTCAGGCCATCAGTATTGGCGGTCTTTTCGCGCGCCGATGTGCAGGCATTGATTGCCAATAATCAACAGGCCGCGACCGCCTTTGCCGCACATTTGGGACGCGAAGTTCGCGAGGCGCGGATGCGGGCCGAAATATTGTCCCTGAAGCGGGTATCCGAGCGGCTGGATGCGTGGCTGATCTGGAATGACAATACCTTGATAAACAAGGGGAAATGGCATCAGGTTGCCAAAGAAATCGGGGTGTCCCCCGAGGCGCTGTACAGAGAGCTTGCGCGGCGTCGGTAAAGCGGGCAGATTGCCCGTAACAGACATAAAACCCGGGGGTTATCCGATGCGACTGGAAGGAAAAACAGCAATTGTAACGGGGGCCGGTTCAGGCTTCGGTGCAGGGATTGCGCGCAAATTTGCCGCCGAAGGCGCACGGGTGATGGTGGCCGATATAAACATTGAGGGGGCCGAGGCTGTGGCCGCCGAAGTGGGCGGTATTGCGCAGAAGGTGGATGTCTCGAACGGCGATAGTGTGGCGGCAATGATCAAAGCGGCGCGAGAGGCGTTCGGGCAGACCGACATTCTGGTAAACAACGCCGGTATCACCCATATGCCCGGCCCGCTGGAAACCATTTCGGAAGAGGATTTCGACCGCGTGTTGGCCGTGAACGCCAAATCGGTCTACCTGACCGCGCGCGAATTGGTGCCGCTTATGAAGGCGGCCAAAGCAGGGGTGATCCTGAATGTGGCCTCGACCGCTGGCGTTTCGCCGCGCCCGAACCTGAACTGGTATAATGCCTCCAAAGGCTGGATGATCACCGCGACACGCACAATGGCGGTGGAACTGGCCCCCTTTGGCATACGGGTAAACGCGATCAATCCGGTGGCGGGTGACACGCCCTTGTTGAAAACATTCATGGGCGAGGACACGCCGGAGATCCGCGCCAAATTTTTGTCGACCATCCCGATCGGGCGCTTTTCCACACCCGAGGATATGGGCAATGCGGCGGCGTTCCTGTGCTCGGACGAGGCCAGCATGATCACCGGTGTGGCGATGGAAGTTGACGGCGGGCGGTGTATTTAGAGGGCAGGAGCGGGGGTTTCACACCCCCGCACCCCCGTGAGGTATTTTCAGCAAGAAGAAGGACAAGGCCATGAAACCGGGACCGCTTAATCTGATTACCGATGTGGCCGGATTGCGGGTGGGCAATGCGGCGGATGCGAGGGTAAAATCGGGATCGACCGTGTTGGTGGGCGATGCGCCTTTCGTTGCGGCTGTGCATGTGATGGGGGGCGCGCCGGGCACGCGGGAAACCGATTTGCTGGCGCCGGACAAGGTGGTGCAGGAGGTGGATGCGCTGGTTCTGTCTGGTGGGTCGGCCTTCGGTCTGGATGCCGCTTCGGGTGTGGCGGATGCTTTGCGCGCGCAGGGGCGCGGGTTTGAAATTGGCGGACAGCATGTGCCGATCGTGCCGGCGGCGATCCTGTTTGATTTGCTGAACGGTGGTGACAAGGATTGGGACGAAAATCCTTACAAAGGGTTGGGCCGCACCGCGCTGGAAACGGCAGCGGTCGAGTTTTCTTTGGGCACCCATGGCGCAGGCGCGGGGGCCACGGTGACAGGGTTGAAAGGCGGGCTGGGGTCGGCCTCGGTTGTGCTGGAGTGTGGTGTGACAGTGGGTGCTTTGGTGGCTGTGAATGCGCAAGGGGCGGTGACGGTTGGGGACGGGCCGCAATTCTGGGCCGCGCCCTTCGAGATGGGCGGTGAATTCGGTGGGGGCGGGATCGCGCAAGGCTATGACGCGGGCTATGAGCCGCACCCCGAGACCCAGTTGCGCGAGAATACCACGATTGCGATTGTTGCCACCGATGCGGTGCTGACGCAGGCGCAGACCACACGCATGGCCACCGCCGCGCATGACGGCATGGCGCGGGCGATCGTGCCCAGCCACACGCCCTATGACGGGGATCTGGTGTTCGGCGTGTCCACGGGGGTTAAACCGCTGCCCGATCCGGTGTTCGATCCGATCCGGCTGGGCCATGCTGCCGCTGTGTGCCTAAGCCGCGCCATTGCCCGAGGGGTATACGAGGCCACGCCCGAGGACGGGGACAGATGGCCAACGTGGCAGGAGAAATTCGGCCGCTAACCATTCACCAACATCACCGCCGGAAAGGCCATCATGTTCACGCCAATATGCGAGAGGGTGGACAGGTAGATTGACTTGGTGCGCCACGCGAGGATACCCCAGAGCAGCCCCATGATGGCCGCGCCACCGATCAGGGTCAGCGCGCCGCCCTGATACTGTGCGCCTTTGATCAACGCCAAGGCGATGTGCCATGTGGTGAACAGCACCAGCGGATAGGCGACGGCATAGCGGGCGTCCTGCGGGAAATGGCGAATGAATGCGCCGCGCCAGAACAGTTCTTCGGCACTGCCGTTGATGATGGCGAACAGTGTTGCCAGCAGCAGGATGCGCGGGGTCAGGGTGGCGGTGATGGGCAGGAAGGCCGCAAAAAACACCAGCACCACGGGCAGGATGGCAAGGGCAAGGTTCAGCGTGTTTGCGGTTTTCGGGCGGGTGTAAAGGCGTTTCAGATTGCGCGGGCCGATTATGGTCAGGCCAAAGCCGAAACACACCGCACCCCAGTAGATCGCCAGCGCTATTGCCACCCCGCGCGACCTGCCAAGGCTGTGGGTCAGCGCCGGAAACATGTAGATCAGCAGCAGCACGATCAGCGGCGTTGCCACCAGCAGGGTCTTTTGCGGGGCGGAGAAACGGCTCATACCAGCAGGGCCTTGACCATCTCGCTATCCGGTTCGGCCAGATCGCCGATCACATCGAAATGGTGGCGGTCGGGGGCGATGGTCAGTTGTGTATCGGGCCAGCCATCCGCCAGCCAGCGGGCCTGATCCAGAAAGGCGGGGCGCTCGTTTGCGCCGACCCAGACGTGGGTGGGGATGTCGCGCAGGCCCTTGCACAGCAGGGGGCTTTCGGCCTTGGCTTCGGCCATGTCCATGCGCAGCGTCTCGTTCATCTTTGTTTGCAGCAACGGGCGCAGATCGGAGAGCGGCGAGATCGGCATGATCCGCTGCACCCTGTCGGCCACAGCCAACGCCACATCTGCACAGCGCATCCGCGCCACCAGATGCCCGCCCGCCGAATGGCCGGTCAGCACAATTGGCCCCTGAATGCACTTCGCCGCCGCTTCAATCGCGCGGGCGATCTGGCCGGTGATCCCGGAAATCCGTGCCTCGGGGGCCAGTGTATAAGACGGTATCGCCACCGCCCAGCCCCGCGCCACAGCACCGGCGGCCAGATGCGACCACGATTTGTTGTCAAACGCCATCCAGTAGCCGCCATGCACGAATACCGCCAACCCCTCGGGCTTGCCTGATGCCGGATAGAACAGATCGAACACCTCGCGCGAACCCTCGCCATAGCGCAGGTTCAACCGCGCCCGCCCGAAGGCGTTTTCAAGCGAGCGGAAATCATGCGCGGCATCATCCCAGCGGTCAGGATATTCATCGGCCCCGTCAATATAGGCGCTGTTGCTGTAGGCATCGTCGAAATCCATATCCGGCCCCGATAATTTGATCATTTTTCTGGACAACATCAAACGCACATGATCTGCCATTGTCAAAGAGACATTTTTTTTTGCAGGAGAACACCATGCTTGAATCCGCGACTAATCTGAAAGACCTGCTAAAGGATCCCACGTTGCTGGCCACCAAAGGCTATGTGAATGGCGAATGGACCAATGCCAGCGACGGCAACCGCTTTGACGTGACCAACCCTGCGCGCGGGGATGTGGTCTGTCAGGTGGCCGACCTGACCCGCGCGGATGTGAACCGCGCCATTGCGGCGGCACAGGTGGCCCAGAAAAAATGGGCAGCCGTGACCGCCAAGGAACGCGCCAACACCCTGCGGGCGTGGTATGACCTGATGATGGAAAACGCCGACGATCTGGCCACCATCCTGACCGCCGAAATGGGCAAACCCTTTGCCGAGGCACGCGGCGAGATCGTCTATGGCGCGTCCTTCATCGAATGGTTCGCCGAAGAGGCCAAGCGCGTTTACGGCGAAACCATTCCGGGCCATGCACCGGACAAACGCATCACCGTGATCAAGCAGCCGATCGGCGTTGTCGGCTCGATCACCCCGTGGAATTTCCCCAACGCGATGATCACCCGCAAGGCGGGTCCGGCCATCGCCGCCGGCTGCGCCTTTGTCGCCCGCCCCGCCGCCGAAACACCGCTGTCGGCGCTGGCGCTGGCGGTGCTGGCCGATCGCGCGGGCATCCCTGCGGGGGTGTTCAATGTGGTGCCCTCGACCCATTCGTCGGATGTGGGCAAGGAATTCTGCGAAAACCCGATTGTGCGCAAATTGACCTTTACCGGCTCGACCGAAGTGGGCCGCATCCTGTTGCGGCAGGCCGCCGATCAGGTGATGAAATGCTCGATGGAACTGGGTGGCAACGCGCCGTTTATCGTGTTCGACGACGCGGATCTGGACGCCGCAGTCGAAGGCGCGATGATCTGCAAATTCCGCAACAACGGCCAGACCTGCGTCTGCGCCAACCGGATCTATGTGCAGGCCGGAGTCTATGACGAATTCGCCAAGAAACTGGCCGTGGCCGTCAAAGGACTGAACGTGGGTGACGGGTTGAAAGACGGCATCACCACCGGCCCGCTGATCAATCAGGATGCGGTTGAAAAGGTGCAGGAACATCTGGACGACGCCACCGCCAAAGGCGCGGAAATCCTGATGGGCGGCAAGGGGCACAATCTGGGCGGCACATTCTATCAGCCAACCGTTGTAACCGGCGTTACGCAGGATATGCAGGTGGCGCAGGATGAAACCTTCGGCCCGCTGGCCGCCCTGTTCAAATTCGAAACCGAGGACGAGGTAATCGAGATGGCCAATGACACCATTTTCGGTCTGGCCTCCTATTTCTACGCCAAAGATCTGTCGCGCGTTTACAAGGTAGCCGAGGCGCTGGAATACGGCATGGTCGGCATCAACACTGGCATCATTTCCACCGAAGTCGCCCCCTTTGGCGGGGTCAAGCAATCGGGTCTGGGCCGCGAAGGCAGTCGTCACGGAATGGAAGATTACCTTGAAATGAAATACCTCTGCATGTCGGTCTAGGGGCTGGTGCTACTCCTCTTGGGTTAAATTCCAGGAATAGCCGTTGTTGTCATGCATCCGCCTGATATCGCGAATAACATCGGGTGCCACGTCTGGTGGCACCTGACGTGTTTTGGTGTGCAGGGTCCACTTCAGCTCCATCCCCCCGCCATCCGAACTGGTGCCTTCGAATTTGAAGGAAAACGCAGGGTTGTCTATCACAACCATATCCGGTGCCCGAAATTCGATCGGTGCTCTTTTGACAACCACCCGGTGCGTGCGCTGGAATTGGTAAGGGATGGCCATTGGATTCCGCCGCTGATGCGCACGCAGATTTTCCAATGACGACAGGTAATCCTCTTCTCTGAAGGGAAAATCCTCTTGCAATTCCTTTTGCTCGAAGTCTGCTTGCGGAAGGAAATAGGATTCCACCACACGAAATACATTGTTGTCGGGGTCGTCGATAACCCTTGTTTCCTGACTTTTTCGAAGCCCGGGGTAATTCTGTGCGTAATAATCAAAATACCGCTGCCGAATAACCGAAGGGGCCTCGTTCTGCCAATAGGCACGCTGATTTGTTGCGGCTTCGCCGGTGTATTCAGTGTTAACACCCAGTAATACACCCAGATCGGAAAAGATAAACATCTCGAGGATTTCAACACGATCTGCGGTTTTTGCATTTGGGGAAATCTGTACGATACTAGCCTTGTCTTTTTGCCCCAAAGGCAACACATAACCATAGTCGGGTATCACAAGCTGATCCGGGGTCCTGCCCCCTTCATAAGAAGCTGTCGGATCCATCCAGACGGTTTGGCCATCCAGTTGCGCCCCGACAATCATATGGTCAAAAGCATTGCCGCTGGGTAGACGATTTACGATCTGGTGGCCCAGTTTCAGATTGGCAAGTGCGACAACCGAATGTACGCCCAGTTCTGCCAGCGTGGTTTTCAACAGCAGGGATTTGTCTTTGCAATCCCCGAACCCCTGCCGGATAACCGTCTGCGGATCGCGCGCGACATAGCCGCCTTTGCCAATCTCGATTCCAACATAGCGAATTTCGTTCTGCACCAAACGCAGAGCAGCGACCACCTGTTCGGACGGGTCTGTATAATTCTTGCGGATCTGGTCAATTTTGGCCAACCATTCATCACTCAGCTTTTGCGGCTGGTTGTAATCATCGCGAAAAGCTGCCGCCACCTCGTCCCAGTTATTATATGCCGAATAGGATATATAAGCCCTGTCCCTGTATCCTGCCGGCACAGCATCTTCCAACGGGGGCGGGATAATATCACCACGACGCCAGCGATAGGCGGTCGTTTCATCCCCTTCTTCCTTGTTATATTCCACTTGATCAAGCATGGGCTGAAAGAAAACCGGCCTGTCATTTGGCCAATGCAGCAATACCTGTGTCAACCCGACCGGCACGGAATATTCCAGCCAGTACCCATCGCTGAATGTTGACCCTTTGTATCGGGGTTGTTCATCCCAGATAACCTCGGTTTCAATCACATCCCCGACCCGCACATCCGTCAGATCGGTATAGATGGTCTGCCCGCCATCAATGATCCCGCGCTCCAGATCGGTTTCGCGTTGAAATACACGAAAAGTCACCTGATCCTTCAATTCTTCCTTTACCCCGTCACGGCTGCGACTAAGGGATACCAGATTCATCACTTCAAATGACGGGTCAATCTCGAAGCTTAAACTGCCCGCATTTTCCAGCCCTTTGCGGTTCAGGATTTTCTTGACAATATGCACATAGATTTGGCGGCGTTCACCCACCCAACGGATCTGTTTGTCAACCAGCAGGTAGTAAATCCCGCCCGTGACATAGGCGATATGATCCGGATTCATTTCGGGGACGGGGGTTTGCTCAATCCAGTCCGGAGTATCAATTTTTTCAAACAGGTCCGCCCTTGCCGCCGTCGCCGACAGCAAAACCCAGACAAATATAACAAACAAACGCATTTTCTTCCCGTTCCCCTTGCAACCTTCCGGCAGGCTACTATGCAAGGTTATCATCTGCAATATCCTGCCACCGGCAATTTTTTTGAACTATTTTCCAAGGATTGACGACACCGCCCCGTCTAACAGAATGTAATGCGTATGGAGACCACAGACGAAACACTGGCCCAGTCGGCCGCTGACGGTGATCGCGAGGCATTCTCGCTTTTGCTGCGGCGCAATTACGACCGCCTGTTCGGCCTGTGTTTCCGCCTGACCGGCACCCGCGCCGATGCCGAGGATCTGACACAGGACATCTGCGCCGCCCTGCCCGCCAAACTGAACGGTTTTCGCGGACAGGCGCGGTTTTCAACTTGGCTCTATCGTGTGGCGGTGAATGCCGCGCACGACCGGCGCCGCCGCTTTGCCAGCCATGCCCGCGCCGCCGATGGCTGGGGCGATTGGGAGGTCAACCGCGTCGCCGCCAACAAGGAAACGCAGGACGGGATCGACTGGTTGACCCAATCCATGTCCGCCCTGCCACAAGAACTGCGCGACACGCTGGCGCTGACACTGGAAGAAGAAATGACACACCGCGAGGCAGGCGTTGTTTTAGGTGTGTCCGAGGGCACAATAAGCTGGCGCATGGCCGAGGTGAAAAAGCACCTGCGCGCCCTGCATGAAAAGGAGCAAAAGGCATGACAGACGACCTGAAGCACCTGCAAGATGCCATGAAAGCGGCCACGCCCGGGCCGTCCAGAAAAGAGGATGATCTGGCGCTGGCGATGAAAAACTTTGACGATTTTCACGGCGCCCGCCAAGGATCGACCAATGCCGCGCGTCCTACTTCTGATCGCCCCACACACCGCTTGGGGCTTAGCTCAGGAGTATTCAAAATGTTTCATTCCCTAACCACCCGCGGCGCATTGGCCGCCACCACCTCGATTGTTGCCGTCGGCATTGGTGTGCTTTTCTACACCCAGCAGGGGGGTACAACATTCGATTTGCCCAAACCGGAACCGGTTATCAACGAAACACCAGCGGCCCCCGCCGCACCGCAGAAAGCTGCACAGGCAGCCGAACCGGTTGCGCCCGTTATTGCAGAACCGGCGCCCTCCCGCCGTGTCCGTAGCGAGGCCGAGGGCGCACCCGAAGCGCCTGTTCTGGATCAGGGACTTGCTGCTTCCGAAACTCCGATGGTGCGCAAAATGGCACCTTCGGCTGTTGGCGGCATTACAGGCGGGGCCATTGGGTATAATGATCCGGCCATTGCCCCCACACCCAACACCGAAACCTTCGCCAACGCCGATGCGAACCCCGTGAAAATCACCACCGAAGATTCTGTTTCCACCTTCTCGATCGATGTTGATACCGCGTCCTATGCCATCGTGCGCTCCAGCCTGATGAACGGACAACTGCCCGCCCCCGACGCCGTGCGGATCGAGGAAATGGTCAACTATTTCCCCTACAACTACCCCGCCCCCGAAGCCGGCGAAGCCCCGTTCAAACCCACCGTCACCGTGCTGCAAACCCCGTGGAACAGCGGAACAAAGCTGGTGCATATCGGCATACAGGGCGAATTGCCTGCGCTTAAGGATCGCCCCCCGCTGAACCTTGTGTTCCTGATTGATACCTCGGGGTCGATGAACCAGCCCAACAAACTGCCCCTGCTGATCCAGAGTTTCCGCCTTATGCTGTCCCAACTGCACCCCGATGACGAAGTATCGATCGTCACCTATGCCGGCAGCGCCGGTCAGGTGCTGGAACCGACACAGGTTTCGGACAAGGCAAAAATCATGGCCGCGCTGGAAAATCTGCGCGCTGGTGGCGCAACCGCCGGTCAGCAAGGGTTACAACAGGCCTATGCGGTGGCCGAAGGCATGGCCAAAGACGGCGAGGTCAGCCGGATCATTCTGGCCACGGATGGCGATTTCAACGTCGGCATCAGCAACCCCGAGGCGCTGAAAGATTTCATCGCCAAGAAACGCGAAAGCGGCACTTACCTGTCGGTACTGGGTTTCGGGCGCGGCAATCTGGATGACGCCACCATGCAGGCGCTGGCACAAAACGGCAACGGCACGGCGGCCTATATCGATACCCTGTCCGAGGCACAAAAGGTGCTGGTGGACCAGCTAAGCGGTGAATTGTTCCCGATTGCCAATGATGTGAAAATTCAGGTCGAGTTCAACCCTGCGCAAATTGCCGAATACCGCCTGATCGGCTATGAAACCCGCGCCCTGAACCGCGAGGATTTCAACAACGACAAGGTGGACGCTGGCGAGATTGGTGCAGGCCACACCGTCACCGCAATTTACGAAATCACGCCGGTTGGCTCGGACGCCATCCTGCATGACGCGCTGCGCTATCAGCCGGCGGCAGAAACGGATGACAGTGGTGAATTGGGCTTCCTGAAACTGCGCTACAAGGAACCGGGCGAGGATATCAGCAAACTGCTGACCACGCCCATCACCCCGGGTATGGGGCAGGCCACCGATGATGTGCGTTTCTCGGTTGCGATTGCCGGTTTCGGGCAGTTGCTGAAAGACGGCAAATATCTGCAAGGTTGGGGGTATAACGATCTGATCACGCTGGCGAACGCGAACAGGGGGCAGGATGCCTATGGTTATCGCTCCGAAGCTGTGAAGCTGATTCGGCTGGCCAAAAGCCTGAGCGGCGGGTAACCCGTTCCGGCCCACGCGCCGGAACCTTTTCTTCAAAGCAAAAAGGCCCCGCATCATGTGCGGGGCAGCAACACGGCAAAGGGCGCAAAGCAACCCGCTTTGCGCCCTGTTTCATACCAAAACCTGAAAAGACGTTAGTGCGTCTTCTTGGCTTTCTTCGGTTTGTTTTCCACCGCCTTGGCATCGACCGGCAGATCGGACGCAATTTTGATCTGGCGTGGTTTCAATGCCTCTGGCACTTCGCGTACCAGATCGATGTGCAGCATCCCGTCAGTGTGGGCAGCCCCCACAACGCGGACATGTTCGGCCAGATGGAAGCGGCGTTCAAACGCGCGGGTGGCAATGCCGCGATGCAGATAGACGCGATCATCGTCTTCCTCGGCTTTGCGGGCAGTGACGATCAATGCCCCCTCACGCACTTCGACCGACAGGTCATCATCGGAAAAACCCGCAACGGCAATGGTGATCCGCCAGGCGTCTTCACCTGTTTTTTCGATGTTGTAAGGGGGGTAGCTTTGCTTGCCGGCGTCATTGGTGAACACGCGGTCCATCAGGTCGGCGATCTGGTCAAAACCGACAGTGGCACGGTAAAGCGGTGTAAGGTCAAGATTTCTCATGGTTTTTTCATCCTTCTTCAAGCGATAAAATGTGGTGCCTTCCGGTATTGGACAGGCTATTTTGCTGACCGGACCCGCTAAACGGCATCCGGCTGATATTTAGATATGTAAGCGATTTTTAGGTTTCAAGGCCCTAAGGGCGGACAAATTTCGCACCCGTATGATCCAGCGGCCCTCGCAAAATTATT is a window encoding:
- a CDS encoding aldehyde dehydrogenase family protein, whose amino-acid sequence is MLKNIWYPTDKLFIGGEWVSPAGGEVLQLENPSDGTPLAPIARGKAADIDAAVTAAQAAMDGEWGRTTALERGRILTRMGQLVLKKVDELGIIEAHDVGKPLTQARNDAIAMARYLEYYGGAADKVHGETIPYMDGYTVYTLREPHGVTGHIVPWNYPMQIIGRSVGAALAMGNACVLKPAEEACLTALGFAAIAQEAGLPAGALNVVPGLGEEAGAALSGHTGIQHISFTGSVGVGKLVQAAAAQNVIPVTLELGGKSPQVVFDDADLDAALPFLVGACIQNAGQTCSAASRVLIQRGVYDKLLARMADSYSGMMVGPAMADANVGPLISARQKEIVTGFLAQGKDLRLAAQGSIIEGTPEGGHYVVPTLFANVPPDHPLAQNEIFGPVQVVIPFEDEAEAVAIANGTDFGLVASVWSRDGARQMRMAKALKAGQVFINNYGAGGGVELPFGGVGKSGHGREKGFEALYGFSVLKTVAAYHG
- a CDS encoding Crp/Fnr family transcriptional regulator, encoding MRDMIVIMAQSFFDHLQQLRHTRRTLAAGTMLFDRDDPVTSVYRVESGEVHLLRRQTDGAEFILQRAQAGGLLAEASITSKAYHCGAVVVRPSVLAVFSRADVQALIANNQQAATAFAAHLGREVREARMRAEILSLKRVSERLDAWLIWNDNTLINKGKWHQVAKEIGVSPEALYRELARRR
- a CDS encoding SDR family oxidoreductase, whose product is MRLEGKTAIVTGAGSGFGAGIARKFAAEGARVMVADINIEGAEAVAAEVGGIAQKVDVSNGDSVAAMIKAAREAFGQTDILVNNAGITHMPGPLETISEEDFDRVLAVNAKSVYLTARELVPLMKAAKAGVILNVASTAGVSPRPNLNWYNASKGWMITATRTMAVELAPFGIRVNAINPVAGDTPLLKTFMGEDTPEIRAKFLSTIPIGRFSTPEDMGNAAAFLCSDEASMITGVAMEVDGGRCI
- a CDS encoding P1 family peptidase; translated protein: MKPGPLNLITDVAGLRVGNAADARVKSGSTVLVGDAPFVAAVHVMGGAPGTRETDLLAPDKVVQEVDALVLSGGSAFGLDAASGVADALRAQGRGFEIGGQHVPIVPAAILFDLLNGGDKDWDENPYKGLGRTALETAAVEFSLGTHGAGAGATVTGLKGGLGSASVVLECGVTVGALVAVNAQGAVTVGDGPQFWAAPFEMGGEFGGGGIAQGYDAGYEPHPETQLRENTTIAIVATDAVLTQAQTTRMATAAHDGMARAIVPSHTPYDGDLVFGVSTGVKPLPDPVFDPIRLGHAAAVCLSRAIARGVYEATPEDGDRWPTWQEKFGR
- a CDS encoding CPBP family intramembrane glutamic endopeptidase, whose amino-acid sequence is MSRFSAPQKTLLVATPLIVLLLIYMFPALTHSLGRSRGVAIALAIYWGAVCFGFGLTIIGPRNLKRLYTRPKTANTLNLALAILPVVLVFFAAFLPITATLTPRILLLATLFAIINGSAEELFWRGAFIRHFPQDARYAVAYPLVLFTTWHIALALIKGAQYQGGALTLIGGAAIMGLLWGILAWRTKSIYLSTLSHIGVNMMAFPAVMLVNG
- a CDS encoding alpha/beta hydrolase; the protein is MDFDDAYSNSAYIDGADEYPDRWDDAAHDFRSLENAFGRARLNLRYGEGSREVFDLFYPASGKPEGLAVFVHGGYWMAFDNKSWSHLAAGAVARGWAVAIPSYTLAPEARISGITGQIARAIEAAAKCIQGPIVLTGHSAGGHLVARMRCADVALAVADRVQRIMPISPLSDLRPLLQTKMNETLRMDMAEAKAESPLLCKGLRDIPTHVWVGANERPAFLDQARWLADGWPDTQLTIAPDRHHFDVIGDLAEPDSEMVKALLV
- a CDS encoding NAD-dependent succinate-semialdehyde dehydrogenase: MLESATNLKDLLKDPTLLATKGYVNGEWTNASDGNRFDVTNPARGDVVCQVADLTRADVNRAIAAAQVAQKKWAAVTAKERANTLRAWYDLMMENADDLATILTAEMGKPFAEARGEIVYGASFIEWFAEEAKRVYGETIPGHAPDKRITVIKQPIGVVGSITPWNFPNAMITRKAGPAIAAGCAFVARPAAETPLSALALAVLADRAGIPAGVFNVVPSTHSSDVGKEFCENPIVRKLTFTGSTEVGRILLRQAADQVMKCSMELGGNAPFIVFDDADLDAAVEGAMICKFRNNGQTCVCANRIYVQAGVYDEFAKKLAVAVKGLNVGDGLKDGITTGPLINQDAVEKVQEHLDDATAKGAEILMGGKGHNLGGTFYQPTVVTGVTQDMQVAQDETFGPLAALFKFETEDEVIEMANDTIFGLASYFYAKDLSRVYKVAEALEYGMVGINTGIISTEVAPFGGVKQSGLGREGSRHGMEDYLEMKYLCMSV